Proteins from a single region of Trichoderma asperellum chromosome 3, complete sequence:
- a CDS encoding uncharacterized protein (EggNog:ENOG41~TransMembrane:12 (i7-26o74-97i109-129o135-152i164-186o192-213i300-324o330-353i365-388o394-418i430-449o461-482i)) produces MAGQGVTAYLIILIAISTLGSLQFGFHLAELNAPQDVITCHRKSISAVARALARSFVTSVHEDAIDDCIPMDEAAFATVSSVFTVGGLIGALAAGPFSSRRGRLLAMRMTALLFIVGSVIETIASSVFVMASGRFLSGIGAGASTVIVPLYISEVCPPDRRGFFGFMTQISINIGILITQTLGFFLSYGSAWRWNLGIGAFIAAAQGVGLLIVPESPAWLAAHDDVAGAKKTLQRIRGVAVDIREESEVWGRDGSASGEEEGLLAQNADEVPPPNATSAKNEPVHLGFLQVAKDPSTRPVIIALVGIMFVQQFCGINSVIMYSVSLLADLLPISSALLSILVSLVNLVTTIACSPLPDRLGRKTCLITSIVGQGSSALVLALSIVFGFKILSALAVIVFVGFFAVGLGPVPFILASELVGQEAVGATQSWCLGANYVATFLVAQFFPIVNKALNTWLGGHGWVYFIFAGLAAVSFVFVTWSFRSLRFHGATGN; encoded by the exons ATGGCCGGCCAGGGAGTCACCGCgtatctcatcatcctcatcgccatttCGACTCTTGGGTCACTCCAGTTTGGCTTCCACTTG GCCGAACTCAACGCTCCCCAAGATGTCATCACCTGCCACCGAAAGTCCATCTCGGCCGTAGCTCGAGCTCTCGCGAGGAGCTTCGTCACGTCCGTCCATGAAGATGCCATCGACGACTGCATCCCCATGGACGAGGCCGCCTTCGCCACCGTCTCCTCCGTCTTCACTGTTGGAGGGCTCATTGGTGCTCTGGCTGCCGGTCCATTCTCCTCTCGCCGCGGACGCCTCCTCGCGATGCGCATGACGGCgcttctcttcatcgtcggaTCGGTCATCGAGACCATCGCCAGCAGCGTCTTTGTCATGGCATCGGGTCGGTTCTTGTCTGGTATTGGAGCTGGCGCATCGACAGTCATCGTGCCTCTGTACATTAGCGAAGTATGCCCGCCCGACCGGAGaggcttctttggcttcatgACGCAGATCTCCATCAACATTGGCATTCTCATTACACAAACGCTGGGCTTCTTCCTGAGCTACGGGAGCGCCTGGAGATGGAACCTGGGTATTGGAGCTTTCATCGCAGCTGCGCAGGGTGTTGGATTGTTAATCGTCCCCGAGAGTCCGGCATGGCTCGCTGCGCACGATGACGTCGCCGGCGCAAAGAAGACTCTCCAGCGGATCCGCGGTGTGGCCGTCGACatcagagaagagagcgaagTCTGGGGCCGTGACGGATCCGCCtccggagaagaagaaggtctCCTTGCTCAGAATGCAGACGAGGTCCCCCCTCCCAATGCCACCTCGGCCAAGAACGAGCCCGTTCACCTCGGGTTCCTGCAGGTTGCCAAGGATCCCAGCACTCGGCCTGTCATCATTGCTCTAGTTGGCATCATGTTCGTGCAGCAGTTCTGCGGCATCAACTCCGTCATCATGTACTCCGTCTCCCTCCTTGCTGATCTTCTCCCCATTTCATCCGCTCTCCTGAGCATCTTGGTCTCGCTGGTCAACTTGGTGACAACCATTGCATGTTCCCCCCTGCCAGATCGACTGGGACGAAAGACATGCCTCATAACGTCCATCGTTGGCCAAGGCAGCAGTGCCCTTGTTCTAGCGCTCTCCATTGTGTTTGGCTTCAAGATTCTGTCAGCTCTTGCCGTCATCGTTTTCGTTGGTTTTTTCGCCGTGGGCCTGGGACCTGTGCCCTTCATTCTGGCATCAGAGCTCGTTGGCCAGGAGGCTGTAGGTGCAACTCAGAGCTGGTGCCTCGGAGCCAACTACGTTGCGACCTTCTTGGTGGCCCAATTCTTCCCCATCGTTAACAAGGCTCTCAATACGTGGCTGGGTGGGCATGGTTGGGTGTACTTCATCTTTGCTGGCCTGGCTGCTGTTTCCTTTGTGTTTGTGACTTGGTCCTTTAGATCCCTACGCTTCCATGGGGCTACCGGTAACTAA
- a CDS encoding uncharacterized protein (BUSCO:EOG092D3ZQD): MAEDPDQDPDLASIARDELEGERAKLDLLERKLKESLTPRHAFADLPCMVEFRPGPGGLEGRYFTDTLFKMYKAMCARRGYRANVLKYEMAEAAGDQSSSSGEQPVQEAILEIQDPGAYDIFRGEAGMHRVQRIPSTESKGRVHTSAVAVWVLPSFPEGGSGGDNVDIDDPESDFYVNPQEVKIETMRARGAGGQHVNKTESAIRMTHIPTGTVVSMQDHRSQQRNREDAWKVLRSRIATQRAEQREEEAAKLRSSVLSQAQITRGDKIRTYNYNQDRCTDHRAGLDVHNLPNVLEGGETLDRVMEAAREWLVGKEVELLVMEEEAKAKK; encoded by the coding sequence ATGGCGGAGGACCCAGACCAAGACCCGGACCTTGCATCGATTGCGCGAGACGAACTAGAGGGGGAACGAGCAAAGTTGGACCTCCTGGAGAGGAAGCTCAAAGAGAGTCTGACTCCCAGACATGCCTTTGCCGATCTGCCGTGCATGGTTGAGTTTCGACCTGGGCCGGGAGGTCTCGAGGGCAGATATTTCACCGACACGCTGTTCAAGATGTACAAGGCCATGTGCGCGCGACGAGGCTACAGGGCCAACGTGCTCAAATATGAAATGGCCGAGGCTGCGGGCGACCAGTCTTCCTCGTCTGGCGAGCAGCCAGTCCAGGAAGCCATCCTCGAAATCCAGGATCCGGGCGCATACGACATCTTCCGCGGAGAGGCTGGCATGCACCGTGTGCAGCGTATCCCGAGCACAGAAAGCAAAGGCCGGGTGCACACGAGTGCTGTGGCCGTGTGGGTGCTGCCTTCATTTCCTGAAGGTGGTAGCGGCGGTGACAACGTCGATATCGATGACCCGGAGAGCGACTTTTATGTCAACCCTCAGGAGGTGAAGATTGAGACGATGCGGGCAAGGGGTGCTGGCGGACAGCATGTCAACAAGACCGAGTCGGCCATTCGCATGACGCACATTCCTACCGGCACCGTCGTCTCCATGCAAGATCACCGTTCGCAGCAGCGCAATCGCGAAGATGCATGGAAGGTGCTTCGTTCTCGCATTGCCACTCAGCGCGCCGAACAgcgcgaagaagaggctgccaAGCTTCGAAGCAGCGTGCTGTCGCAGGCGCAAATTACGCGAGGCGACAAGATACGCACGTACAATTACAACCAAGACAGATGTACGGATCACagggctgggctggatgTGCACAACTTGCCAAACGTGTTGGAGGGCGGAGAGACATTGGACAGAGTGATGGAGGCTGCGAGAGAGTGGCTGGTGGGAAAGGAGGTTGAGTTGTTGGTcatggaggaagaggccaaggcgaAGAAATGA
- a CDS encoding uncharacterized protein (TransMembrane:12 (i60-80o100-119i131-150o156-176i188-207o219-239i260-280o300-319i326-347o353-373i385-403o423-442i)~EggNog:ENOG41), giving the protein MALTPPTPPDVGFVEASSTDDDVTSEQKINMADEKAQELPLEEPAAATGPVVGPPPDGGLWAWLQVVAGHLIVFNVWGYTISFGIFQPYYVETLNLGPSAVSWIGSTQTCLIFLVGTFSGRAFDAGYLRHVLAVGLLMQLVGIFTTSVSTTYWQLFLAQGLCQGIGCGLTFAPTIAHVSTYFSKKKTLALASAACGGGTGGVIFPLIAQQLISKVGFGWTVRAMGLVVLVTSVIILLLMRPRLPPRKTGALVDWSAFREATYILFAISMFFTLWATYFAYDYARSYSIDRLHGSQPESFNMLMIINVVGVPGRLIPAYLADRYFGAVNVFIPTIIGTAICIFAWAGVDSITGDYAWVAFFGYFGAGVQALFPATTASLSKDLSKAGIRIGMIFTIISVAALTGPPLAGKLIVVANGRYIGSQIWGGVCLLIGAAFLTAARWAKERELRSKEEAIASA; this is encoded by the exons ATGGCACTTACACCGCCAACACCGCCGGACGTAGGGTTTGTTGAGGCATCTTCAACCGATGATGATGTCACCTCGGAGCAAAAGATAAACATGGCCGACGAAAAAGCTCAGGAATTGCCTCTCGAAGAGCCAGCCGCAGCTACTGGACCCGTAGTAGGACCTCCTCCTGACGGTGGCCTCTGGGCATGGCTTCAAGTTGTGGCCGGACATCTGATTGTCTTCAACGTCTGGGGCTATACCATCAGCTTCGGCATCTTCCAGCCTTACTACGTGGAAACCCTCAACCTAGGACCCTCAGCCGTGTCTTGGATCGGAAGCACCCAGACCTGTCTCATCTTTCTCGTCGGTACATTCTCCGGCCGTGCGTTTGACGCTGGATATCTCCGCCATGTCTTGGCAGTGGGACTGCTCATGCAACTGGTTGGTATTTTCACAACAAGCGTGTCGACGACGTATTGGCAGCTCTTTCTTGCACAGGGACTGTGCCAGGGCATCGGCTGCGGACTCACGTTTGCACCAACGATTGCCCATGTGTCGACATATttttccaagaagaagactctggctctggcgagCGCAGCTTGCGGCGGCGGAACTGGAGGCGTCATATTTCCGTTGAttgcgcagcagctgatCTCCAAGGTTGGATTTGGGTGGACGGTACGAGCAATGGGCCTTGTGGTCCTGGTGACCAGCGTCATCATCCTGTTGCTGATGAGGCCGAGGCTGCCTCCCCGCAAGACGGGCGCCTTGGTTGACTGGTCAGCTTTCAGAGAAGCGACATATATCCTGTTTGCAATCAGCATGTTCTTCACGCTTTGGGCAACCTATTTTGCGTACGACTAT GCCCGCTCGTATTCTATAGACCGACTTCATGGCTCTCAGCCAGAATCTTTCAATATGCTCATGATAATCAACGTGGTTGGCGTTCCGGGACGACTTATACCTGCATACCTAGCCGATCGATACTTTGGAGCCGTCAACGTCTTTATCCCTACGATTATTGGTACGGCCATCTGCATCTTTGCTTGGGCAGGCGTCGATTCTATCACTGGAGACTATGCCTGGGTCGCTTTCTTTGGTTATTTTGGCGCTGGTGTTCAGGCACTGTTCCCTGCAACAACTGCGAGCCTGTCCAAGGACCTGAGCAAGGCCGGCATCCGAATCGGCATGATATTCACGATAATTAGCGTTGCGGCTCTTACCGGCCCGCCATTAGCAGGAAAGCTGATTGTCGTAGCGAATGGACGCTATATCGGCTCGCAGATCTGGGGAGGCGTCTGCTTGCTCATTGGAGCCGCGTTTCTAACAGCTGCGAGGTGGGCAAAAGAGCGAGAACTTAGGAGCAAAGAGGAAGCCATCGCTTCTGCATAA